In Doryrhamphus excisus isolate RoL2022-K1 chromosome 7, RoL_Dexc_1.0, whole genome shotgun sequence, one genomic interval encodes:
- the LOC131132041 gene encoding sodium/potassium/calcium exchanger 3-like isoform X1 yields the protein MGRAEEHGTPETSVGVGVMLSRRRSNGRRRKRKELFAVQMCLAGFLLGLAAGLRKVAQRGDRVSLSTTLEDTRWDSRHLLQDTYDNQSKLFSELDKNCTEPAIHEFPRDYFTNQERIDGAVGLHVLCAVYMFYALALVCDDYFVPSLDKICERLHLSEDVAGATFMAAGSSAPELFTSVIGVFITKGDVGVGTIVGSAVFNILCIIGVCGIFAVQTIRLSCWPLLRDSVYYTLSISALIVFIYDEKVVWWEALTLILMYFVYILIMKLNSHVVGFLERKKKYSSSVRNGAANGELDDGSDATAVLLKKANHCRKTSVLMVDELLSAYPHQLSFSEAGMRIMITSHFSPRTRLTMASRMLITERQRLINTRTLTNGDSDGPVKGGNRGNAENGLSGVERGVSMRDRETGNETENEDNENNENDEEEEEEDGEGPLVPFQCPAGALNKLKWLLAWPLCLLLYFTVPDCSAPRWENWFMLSFVASTLWIAAFSYVMVWMVTVIGFTLGIPDVIMGITFLAAGTSVPDCMASLIVARQGMGDMAVSNSIGSNVFDILVGLGLPWALKTLAINYGSDIKLNSKGLIFSVGLLLASVFLTVMGVHLNKWTLDRRLGLTCLLLYAVFLCFSCLIEYNIFIFVNLPTCRDD from the exons ATCGTGTTTCCCTTTCCACAACGCTTGAAGACACCAGGTGGGACAGTCGGCACCTTCTCCAAGACACCTATGACAACCAGTCCAAGCTCTTCTCCGAGCTGGATAAAAACTGCACCGAACCAG CCATCCACGAGTTCCCCAGAGATTATTTCACTAATCAGGAGCGCATTGATGGAGCCGTGGGCTTGCACGTCCTCTGT GCCGTCTACATGTTCTACGCTCTGGCCTTAGTCTGTGATGACTACTTTGTTCCCTCGCTAGACAAGATATGTGAG CGTCTTCATCTTAGCGAGGATGTTGCTGGAGCGACCTTCATGGCGGCGGGCAGTTCAGCTCCTGAACTCTTCACCTCCGTCATAG GAGTCTTCATCACTAAAGGGGATGTCGGGGTTGGCACTATTGTGGGCTCGGCGGTCTTCAATATCCTCTGTATTATTGGAGTATGTGGGATATTTGCTGTGCAG ACCATCCGTCTGTCCTGCTGGCCTCTGCTCAGAGACTCCGTCTACTACACGCTCTCCATCTCCGCTCTTATTGTG TTCATATATGATGAAAAAGTAGTTTG GTGGGAAGCGCTCACCTTAATTCTGATGTACTTCGTCTATATTCTGATCATGAA ACTGAACTCCCATGTGGTTGGTTTTTtggagaggaagaagaaatACTCATCCAGTGTGAGAAACGGTGCGGCCAATGGCGAGCTTGACGATGGCTCAGATGCTACAGCGGTCCTGCTGAAGAAAG CCAACCACTGCAGGAAGACATCGGTGCTGATGGTCGACGAGTTGCTTTCAGCTTACCCCCACCAGCTGTCCTTCTCGGAGGCCGGCATGAGAATCATGATCACCAGCCACTTCTCCCCGAGAACCCGTCTCACCATGGCCTCTCGGATGCTCATCACTGAG AGGCAGCGTCTCATCAACACGCGGACTTTGACCAACGGAGACTCAGACGGCCCAGTAAAAGGGGGCAACAGGGGGAACGCGGAAAACGGACTGTCTGGAGTAGAGAGAGGTGTCAGCATGCGAGACCGTGAGACGGGCAACGAGACCGAGAACGAAGACAACGAGAACAATGAGAacgatgaagaggaggaagaagaggatggAGAAGGACCGTTGGTGCCCTTCCAGTGTCCAG CCGGTGCGTTGAACAAGCTGAAGTGGCTGCTGGCCTGGCCTCTGTGTCTGCTGCTCTACTTCACCGTGCCCGACTGCTCCGCACCTCGCTGGGAGAACTGGTTCATGCTGTCCTTCGTCGCCTCAACACTGTGGATCGCCGCCTTCTCCTACGTCATGGTTTGGATG GTCACAGTGATTGGCTTCACTCTCGGCATCCCGGACGTCATCATGGGCATCACCTTCCTGGCCGCCGGCACTAGCGTCCCCGATTGTATGGCCAGCCTCATTGTGGCGAGACAAG GAATGGGTGACATGGCGGTGTCAAACTCCATCGGCAGTAATGTGTTTGACATCTTGGTGGgcctcggcctcccctgggctCTGAAGACGCTCGCTATTAACTACGGCTCTGAT ATCAAATTAAACAGCAAAGGGCTGATTTTTTCTGTCGGGCTCCTGTTGGCGTCTGTGTTTCTGACG GTCATGGGAGTTCACCTCAACAAGTGGACTCTGGACCGACGTCTCGGCCTCACGTGTCTTCTCCTCTACGCCGTCTTCTTGTGCTTCTCCTGCCTCATCGAGTACAACATCTTCATCTTCGTCAACTTGCCAACCTGCAGGGATGactga
- the LOC131132041 gene encoding sodium/potassium/calcium exchanger 3-like isoform X2 → MGRAEEHGTPETSVGVGVMLSRRRSNGRRRKRKELFAVQMCLAGFLLGLAAGLRKVAQRGDRVSLSTTLEDTRWDSRHLLQDTYDNQSKLFSELDKNCTEPAIHEFPRDYFTNQERIDGAVGLHVLCAVYMFYALALVCDDYFVPSLDKICERLHLSEDVAGATFMAAGSSAPELFTSVIGVFITKGDVGVGTIVGSAVFNILCIIGVCGIFAVQTIRLSCWPLLRDSVYYTLSISALIVFIYDEKVVWWEALTLILMYFVYILIMKLNSHVVGFLERKKKYSSSVRNGAANGELDDGSDATAVLLKKANHCRKTSVLMVDELLSAYPHQLSFSEAGMRIMITSHFSPRTRLTMASRMLITERQRLINTRTLTNGDSDGPVKGGNRGNAENGLSGVERGVSMRDRETGNETENEDNENNENDEEEEEEDGEGPLVPFQCPAGALNKLKWLLAWPLCLLLYFTVPDCSAPRWENWFMLSFVASTLWIAAFSYVMVWMVTVIGFTLGIPDVIMGITFLAAGTSVPDCMASLIVARQDQIKQQRADFFCRAPVGVCVSDGHGSSPQQVDSGPTSRPHVSSPLRRLLVLLLPHRVQHLHLRQLANLQG, encoded by the exons ATCGTGTTTCCCTTTCCACAACGCTTGAAGACACCAGGTGGGACAGTCGGCACCTTCTCCAAGACACCTATGACAACCAGTCCAAGCTCTTCTCCGAGCTGGATAAAAACTGCACCGAACCAG CCATCCACGAGTTCCCCAGAGATTATTTCACTAATCAGGAGCGCATTGATGGAGCCGTGGGCTTGCACGTCCTCTGT GCCGTCTACATGTTCTACGCTCTGGCCTTAGTCTGTGATGACTACTTTGTTCCCTCGCTAGACAAGATATGTGAG CGTCTTCATCTTAGCGAGGATGTTGCTGGAGCGACCTTCATGGCGGCGGGCAGTTCAGCTCCTGAACTCTTCACCTCCGTCATAG GAGTCTTCATCACTAAAGGGGATGTCGGGGTTGGCACTATTGTGGGCTCGGCGGTCTTCAATATCCTCTGTATTATTGGAGTATGTGGGATATTTGCTGTGCAG ACCATCCGTCTGTCCTGCTGGCCTCTGCTCAGAGACTCCGTCTACTACACGCTCTCCATCTCCGCTCTTATTGTG TTCATATATGATGAAAAAGTAGTTTG GTGGGAAGCGCTCACCTTAATTCTGATGTACTTCGTCTATATTCTGATCATGAA ACTGAACTCCCATGTGGTTGGTTTTTtggagaggaagaagaaatACTCATCCAGTGTGAGAAACGGTGCGGCCAATGGCGAGCTTGACGATGGCTCAGATGCTACAGCGGTCCTGCTGAAGAAAG CCAACCACTGCAGGAAGACATCGGTGCTGATGGTCGACGAGTTGCTTTCAGCTTACCCCCACCAGCTGTCCTTCTCGGAGGCCGGCATGAGAATCATGATCACCAGCCACTTCTCCCCGAGAACCCGTCTCACCATGGCCTCTCGGATGCTCATCACTGAG AGGCAGCGTCTCATCAACACGCGGACTTTGACCAACGGAGACTCAGACGGCCCAGTAAAAGGGGGCAACAGGGGGAACGCGGAAAACGGACTGTCTGGAGTAGAGAGAGGTGTCAGCATGCGAGACCGTGAGACGGGCAACGAGACCGAGAACGAAGACAACGAGAACAATGAGAacgatgaagaggaggaagaagaggatggAGAAGGACCGTTGGTGCCCTTCCAGTGTCCAG CCGGTGCGTTGAACAAGCTGAAGTGGCTGCTGGCCTGGCCTCTGTGTCTGCTGCTCTACTTCACCGTGCCCGACTGCTCCGCACCTCGCTGGGAGAACTGGTTCATGCTGTCCTTCGTCGCCTCAACACTGTGGATCGCCGCCTTCTCCTACGTCATGGTTTGGATG GTCACAGTGATTGGCTTCACTCTCGGCATCCCGGACGTCATCATGGGCATCACCTTCCTGGCCGCCGGCACTAGCGTCCCCGATTGTATGGCCAGCCTCATTGTGGCGAGACAAG ATCAAATTAAACAGCAAAGGGCTGATTTTTTCTGTCGGGCTCCTGTTGGCGTCTGTGTTTCTGACG GTCATGGGAGTTCACCTCAACAAGTGGACTCTGGACCGACGTCTCGGCCTCACGTGTCTTCTCCTCTACGCCGTCTTCTTGTGCTTCTCCTGCCTCATCGAGTACAACATCTTCATCTTCGTCAACTTGCCAACCTGCAGGGATGa